The genomic interval actatgattgtgttgctgtcgatttccccttttatggctgttagtatttgccttatgtattgaggtgctcctatgttgggtgcataaatatttacaattgttataccttcctcttggatcgttcccttgatcattatatagtgtccttctttgtctcttgtaatagtctttattttaaagtctattttgtctgatatgagaattgctactccagctttcttttgatttccatttgcatggaatatctttttccatcccctcactttcagtctgtatgtgtctctaggtctgaagtgggtctcttgtagacagcatatatatgggtcttgtttttgtatccattcagccagcctgtgtcttttggtgggagcatttaatccatttacattcaaggtaattatcgatatgtatgttcctattcccattttcttaaatgttttgggtttgttattgtaggtgttttccttctcttgtgtttcttgcctagagaagttcctttagcatttgttgtaaagctggtttggtggtgctgaactctctcagcttttgcttgtctgtaaaggttttaatttctccatcacatctgaatgagatccttgctgggtagagtaatcttggttgtaggtttttctccttcatcactttaagtatatcctgccactcccttctggcttgcagagtttctgctgaaagatcagatgttaaccttatggggattcccttgtgtgttatttgttttttttcccttgctgcctttaatatgttttccttatatttaatttttgacagtttgattaatatgtgtcttggcgtgtttctccttgggtttatcctgtataggactctctgtgcttccaggacttgattaactatttcctttcccatattagggaagttttcaactataatctcttcaaatattttctcagtccctttctttttctcttcttcttctgggacccctataattcgaatgttggtgcgtttaatgttgtcccagaggtctctgagactgtcctcagttcttttcattcttttttctttatcctgctctgcagtagttatttccaccattttatcttccaggtcacttatcctttcttctgcctcagttattctgctattgatcccatctagagtatttttaatttcatttattgtgtttttcatcattgcttggttcctctttagttcttctacgtccttgttaaatgtttcttgcattttgtctattctatttccaagattttggatcatccttactatcattattctgaattctttttcaggtagactacctatttcctcttcatttgttaagtctagtgtgttttgaccctgctccttcatctgctgtgtgtttttctgtcgtctcattttgcttatcttactgtgtttggggtctccttatcacaggttgcaggttcgtagttcccgttgtttttggtatctgtccccagtggctaagattggttcagtgggttgtgtaggcttcctggtgaagggaactagtgcctgagctctggtggatgaggctggatcttgtctttctggtgggcacgtccacgtctggtggtgtattttggggtgtctgtggccttattatgattttaggcagcctctctgctaatggatggggctgtgtgcctgtcttgctagttgtttggcatagggtgttcagcactgtagcttgctggtcattgagtgatgctaggtcttgatgttgagatggagatctctgagagatttttgccgtttggtattacgtggagctgggaggtctcttgtggaccagtgtcctgaagttggctctcccacctccgaggtacggccctgatgcctggctgaagcaccaagagcctttcgtccacacggctcagagtaaaagggagaaaaaatagaaagaaagaaagaaagaaagaaagaaagaaagaggctataatatagtgaagtaaaataaagctattataaagcaaagctatacagaaaacatctcccccagaagcatatacatatacactcacaaaaaaaaaggaaaaggggaaaaattaatatatcctgctcccaaagtccacctcctgaatttgggatgattcgttgtctattcaggtattcaacagatgcaggcacatcaagttgtttgtggagctttaatccgctgcttctgaggctgctgggagagatttcccctcctcatctctgttcgcacagcccctggggatcagctttggatttggacccgcctctgcgtgtaggtcgcctgagggcgtctgttccccgcccagacaggacggggttaaaggagcagctgcttcgggggctctggctcactcaggcggggggagggaggggtacggaggaggcggtgcgagcctgcggcgtcagaggccggcgtgacgttgcaccagcctgaggtgcgcagtgcgttctcccggggacgttgtccccggatcacgggacgctggcagtggcgggctgcacgggctcccgggaggggcggtgtggagagtgacctgtgctcgcacacaggctttttggaggcggcagcagcagccccagcgtctcacgcccgtctctggggtccgcgctgatcgccgcggctcgcgccagtctctggagttcgtttaggcggcgctctgaatcccctctcctcgcgcaccaggaaacagggaagaaaaagtctcttgcctcttcggcagctgcagactttttcccggactccctcccggctagctgtggtgcactaaccccttcaggctgtgttcacgccgccaaccccagtcctctccctgcgatccaaccgaagcccgagcctcagctcccagccccgcccttgGTAGTCTTTAGGTGTCTTCGCAGCAGGCATTGACAGTGGACTAGTACATAGCTGAGCCCTTAATATGTCACCTcagccttccttctctctctctttctccttgtcGTTGCAGCCCTTAGGGGAGACCTTAAGGCCAGTGTGGGGACTGATGGATAAATGCTACCCTGTGACCACTCAGGTGGGTAAGGGCTGGGGACTCCTCctcccctggggtggggtggctgTCCTGGGCACCCTTGGTAGGCACACACAATAAGAGGATGGGCCAGGCAGGGAAGGCCTCCCAGACACTCATAGCTGAATATCACTTCCCCTGTTTCCCTCTGTAGAGACACAGAGTCAAGAGTGGGGAGAAGCAAGACCCTGAGGTAAGTGAGGCCTGCCCTGGAAGGGCCCGGGGCCGGGGCTGTCTCCTGTCAGAGCTCCCTGAGACTCAGGGATGCCCCAGCTCATGGCCAGGGGTCCCAGGGAGAGTGGCAGGGCCCGTCTAGGAAACTTACAACCCTACCACAGCGCGAGCTGagaagggaggggcttccctggaaaAACAAAGAACTACGCACACTCcaggtgtggagaacagggagagGGGTTAGGGGATCAGTGGGCCTTTCTGCCCATATTCTGCCCTCGTGTCCCTCCCTGCAGGCCATGACCCCCAAGGCAACAGGAGGACCGAATGATGCTGCCCCCAAGGAGGAGACTGATAGCTTATCTTCGGATGAGGGGGAGATGAGGTCCCCAGGAGAGGAAGCAGGCAGCCCCATTCCTTCCCCCATTCCTGCTGGGAAGGAGGTatctgaggaggaggaggtggcagggACCCCAGGCTGGGAGGTAAGGAAGCCTGGTGCCTCGACTGGAACATCCCAGCATGGGTCCTACTGAGAAGCCCCAGGGCACTGCAGGGTGGAGTGGAGAGGCCCTGGGGAAGGAGGGCAATGGGAGGCGGGGGCTGGGGCACCCCCAAGATGACTGAGCCTAACTGCCATCTCAGTCGAGCAATAGCTCTGTGAGGAGCTGAGAGGAGTAGACATGGCCTGAGCAGAGAGTGGATCTGAATCCTGGCCTCCCCTGACTTCTTGTGAAGTGAGGCCTATTTCCCCATCTGCTCAACGTAGAACCTGTCTCATCCCACCACCGtcccccttcttccttcccaggaaaataaaaaggtCCGAAAGGAGATTGCTGCATATACTTCTGGTAAGACAACTGACCCCACCCTGCTGTAGCAGGACTGCCCTCCTCTCTAATCTCAGTGACCCTGCAGAGGTCACAGACAGCCGAGCTCCTCCCTGACCCTCCtgccccagggaggggagggaagaaaccCAGGTAGCCAGATGCCCTGTCTTTCCTGATGAGCCCCCCTGCCTCCTGCTTCCTTCTTGGGTTGGCAGGACTTGAGGCCACTGCGCTTGAGCTGGAGGAATGCCTAGCCTTATATCAACGCTGACCTGCTCCCCTGGCACCAGAGGGTACCCTGGCCCTGGGGAAAGGTTCCTCCCAGCAAGGAACCCACAGGGCATGTCTGTTTGTGCTTTTTAGAGGCTTCTGAGGTGGACATCATGGAGGAAAGCCCTGGGGGCTGGGTCCCCCAGCTCCTGAGGAAGCTCTGGCTGGGCTGGTTCCCAGCCTCTGACATCCCCAAGACTCAGAGCCACGAATGACACAACATCCAATAAATCCACAGTTGCTGCTTCTGCAGGCCTGGCTGCTTCCTTTCAGGGGCCTCAAGTTTCCACAAACTCAGTGTGGTTTCATCCACGCTCCCTGTTCCAATAAGCTGCAGGAACACCACCTCCTGCCACTAAGCCCACGACAGGGGATACGCTGGAGACTGAACGGGGCCCTGGCTGGTCTTCTGACTCAGTGCCAAGGGAGAGGCCAAGTTCCCTTAATGCTAAGAGCTGTGGAGCTCACTGTCATGAAGGCGAAAGTGGCCTGGCTGGGGGCGGTGCTTCTGCCTTGGGTGTCTGTGGTCCCCGAGCTGTTAACCTAAATGTACCAGGAAGTCTGCTTACGACTCAGGTAAGCAGACAGTCATCAGAAGCCCCTGGGTGGTGCCTGTGCATGCTTAGAGTCCAGAACAAACTGTCGGGGTGGTGGGCACAGGTAGAGGGTGGCAGTCCCCGCCCTCAGCTAGGGCTCCAGGCTAATGAGGTCCCAGCCCCAGAGTCAGAGCAGGAAGACAGGCCCCAGCAGCCATCTGGTGCAAACTTCTCATTGGCTGAAGGGGAAATAgaagcctgaggtcacacagtgtcGTAGCAGAGCGAGGACTGGAGCCAGGGTGTCCTCCT from Balaenoptera ricei isolate mBalRic1 chromosome 10, mBalRic1.hap2, whole genome shotgun sequence carries:
- the LOC132373627 gene encoding uncharacterized protein LOC132373627 — encoded protein: MEQKRYLQRLKMVFGLCCQRERLYKFLYVVHIFILAGVVYYYFQGCVGKTAPDHEIAGESSQPLGETLRPVWGLMDKCYPVTTQRHRVKSGEKQDPEAMTPKATGGPNDAAPKEETDSLSSDEGEMRSPGEEAGSPIPSPIPAGKEVSEEEEVAGTPGWEENKKVRKEIAAYTSEASEVDIMEESPGGWVPQLLRKLWLGWFPASDIPKTQSHE